The Leishmania major strain Friedlin complete genome, chromosome 28 genome includes a region encoding these proteins:
- the PAH gene encoding phenylalanine-4-hydroxylase — protein sequence MLLRSRLFLEAGMAAAAATLKAQYASPGSNIKGADKKTRCRTSLQVSLSTDKPGELCHLLSVFKPYSINISQVANRPRAYENKAPLRTIFLDVDAYIEDESMKKVMAELHAKFPNVVVTGSWVIPWYPTEPKDLDELDQSTLAAGEELQEDPENPHPGFHDEVYRARRREIVGLAKNYKTGDPIPIVNYTEEENRVWTVVYDHLTRLYPTHACQQYNYVFPLLLENGVLSRTKTPQLRDVSEFLNEATGFTVRPVTGLLTSRDFLNALAFRVFYSTQYIRHAAQPLYTPEPDMVHDIIGHLPLLSDPDFANFTQTIGLASLGASDELLDKLAKVYWYSVEFGLCSEGGRRKAYGAGILSSCGELEYALSDKPECVPWDPTMASKTPFPITKYQPLYFVAESFSDAQRKLEAWLSSQEKPLYTVYNSYSRRVQSYPKNTWNMLQEQMKRTNFTF from the coding sequence atgctgctgcgcagtcGTTTGTTCCTAGAGGCTGgcatggctgctgccgccgccaccctgAAGGCCCAGTACGCCTCCCCTGGGAGCAACATCAAGGGCGCCGACAAGAAGACGCGGTGCCGCACGTCCCTGCAGGTGTCCCTCTCCACTGATAAGCCTGGCGAGCTGTGTCACCTGCTGAGCGTCTTCAAACCGTACAGCATCAACATCAGCCAGGTCGCCAACCGTCCTCGCGCGTACGAAAAcaaggcgccgctgcgcaccatcTTCCTCGACGTGGACGCTTACATTGAGGACGAAAGCATGAAGAAGGTcatggcggagctgcacgcGAAATTTCCGAATGTAGTCGTAACCGGATCGTGGGTGATTCCGTGGTATCCGACGGAGCCCAAAGACCTCGACGAACTCGATCAGAGCACGCTCGCTGCCGGGGAGGAGCTACAAGAAGACCCGGAGAACCCCCACCCCGGCTTCCACGACGAGGTCTACcgcgcccgccgccgcgagaTTGTCGGGCTTGCCAAGAACTACAAAACTGGAGATCCGATCCCGATTGTAAACTACACAGAAGAGGAGAACCGTGTGTGGACGGTGGTCTACGACCACCTGACCCGCCTGTACccgacgcacgcgtgccAGCAGTACAACTACGTCTtcccgctgctcctcgaAAACGGTGTGCTGAGCCGCACCAAAACGCCACAGCTGCGCGATGTGAGCGAGTTCCTGAACGAGGCGACGGGCTTCACGGTGCGCCCGGTGACGGGGCTGTTGACGTCGCGCGACTTCTTGAACGCACTGGCGTTCCGCGTCTTTTACAGCACCCAGTACATTCgccacgcggcgcagccaTTGTACACGCCGGAGCCGGACATGGTTCACGACATCATTGGTCACCTGCCCCTGCTCTCTGATCCCGACTTCGCCAACTTCACCCAGACGATCGGCCTCGCCTCCCTTGGCGCCAGCGATGAGCTGTTGGACAAGCTGGCAAAGGTCTACTGGTATAGCGTCGAGTTCGGCCTCTGCAGCGAGGGCGGCCGCCGCAAGGCCTACGGTGCTGGTATTTTATCAAGCTGTGGCGAGCTAGAGTACGCACTGAGCGACAAGCCGGAGTGCGTCCCGTGGGACCCCACAATGGCGTCCAAAACGCCGTTCCCCATCACCAAGTACCAACCGCTGTACTTTGTGGCCGAAAGCTTCTCAGATGCGCAGCGTAAGCTGGAGGCGTGGCTCAGCTCGCAGGAGAAGCCGCTGTACACCGTCTACAACTCGTACTCGCGGCGCGTGCAGTCGTACCCGAAGAATACGTGGAACATGCTCCAGGAGCAGATGAAGCGAACAAACTTCACCTTCTAA